The sequence ttgtactggagggtCCAGCCAGGGCAAGCAGGAAAGTGAATTAAAAGTTAtctggggggcacttgggtggttcagtgtccaactcttgatttcagctcaggccacgatctcacaattcatgagccctgtgtcgggctctgcgctgacagcatggagcctgcttgggattcttgctttccctctctctgcccctctcaacctcaaatgctctttctctctctctctctctctctctctctctctctctctcaaaataaactttaaaaaataaagttatttgggttagaaagaaagaagtaaaactatgtcTATAGACAACATGATCTcgtacatagaaaatcctaaagaatccaccaaaaatacatataaacactTCAGTGTTTAAACACATAGAAATAACATAATTCAGCAAGGGTACAGGTTATAAAATTGATAACACAAAAATCACTCATACTCCTTTACACACACAgttgaagaaagaatgaaattaataaacaatttcatttataatagcatcaaaaataataaaatgcttatgAATAAGTTTTACCAAAAAACTGTACAatttatactttgaaaattaCAGAACATTGTTGAACAAAAGTAAAGACCTTAAGTGGAAAGAcagcccatgttcatggattggaaaactttAGATGGCAGAttacacaatccctatcaaaatctcagaCGACTTCTTTGCAGAAATTTGACAAGCCAAaactaaaattcatgtggaaattcAAGGGATCTAGAATAGCctaagcagtcttgaaaaagaacaaaattggagggcTCATTTTGcagtttcaaaacttactacaaagctatggtaacCAAGATAGTGTGGTGCTGGCATAAGagagacatatagatcaatggaatagaatcaagggtccagaaataaacatttacatttaaggtCAGTTGGTTTTGGACAAAGGCAACAAGACAATTAAACGGAAGAAGAATCGTCTTCCACGAAAAGTGCTTGGACAACCGGATGTTCACATGCATGAGAACGAAGTTGGACTCCCACCTCACACCacatagaaaaattaactcaaaatggatcaaaggctTAAATATAAGAATTgaaactataggggcgcctgggtggctcagtcggttaagcgcccgactttggctcaggtcatgatgtcgcggtccctgagttcgagccccgcgtcgggccctgtgctgacagctcagaacctggagcctgtttcagattctgtgtctccctctctctgaccctcccccgttcatgctctgtctctatctcaaaaatcaataaacgttaaaaacaaaaatttttttttttaaattgaaactataaaactcttagaaaaagaCATAGgcataaatctttgtgaccatGGATTAGGTAATGATTTCTCAAATATAACaccaaaaaacagcaacaaaagaaaaaaaaaagataaattggataTCATCACAATAAAAACTTGTGTTCAAAGAACATcctaaagaaaaattgaaaagacaactcacagaatgagagagaatgttttatttttttttatttttttttctaaaggaaattttGAGGCCAAATTGAGGATGATCTTAAATTCATTCACTAAGCCagccgttttttgttttttttttttcaacgttttttatttatttttgggacagagagagacagagcatgaacgggggagggtcagagagagagggagacacagaatcggaaacaggctccaggctccgagccatcagcccagagcctgacgcagggctcgaactcacggaccgcgagatcgtgacctgggtgaagtcggacgcttaaccgactgcgccacccaggcgccccgagagagaatgttttaaaattgtatatctggaaaaataaaaaaataaaaataaaataaaataaaattgtatatctGGTAAGGGACTTATCTAGACTGTGTAATTCCAATAGGGGCattctggtggctcagtcggttgagcatgtgacctcatggtttgtgagttcgaggcccacctagggctctgtgctgactgtgcagagcctgcttgggattctctgtctctgcctctctccggcTCACCCACgtgcagctctctctctctctctctcaaaaataagtaaacataaaaaaaaaaaaaaagaattggggcgcctgggtggcttagtcggttgagcgtccgacttcgggtcaggtctgtgagttcgagccccgcgtcaggctctgtgccgatagctcggagcctggagcctgtttcagattctgtgtctccctctctttctgaccctcccccgctcatgctctgtctctgtctcaaaaaaaaaaataataataaacgttgaaaaaaaattaaaaaaaaagaatttctacaactcaataataaagacttgaatagacCTCTCTCCAGAgctaaatggccaataagcacctGGAAAGATGCTTGGCATtattagccatcagagaaatgaaaatcaaaaccacaataagattctgcttcacactcactaggattgctataattttaaaaagataagtgttggcaaagacgtggagaaatggaaacccttgTTGCTGATGCAAATGTGAAATGGCGTGGCCGCTTGGGAAAGCTATCCGGCAGTTCCTAAAAAAAGTTAGAGTGACCACGTGACCCGCAGTTACCTACCATACGATACTGCTCCTAGATagatacccaagagaaatgagaacatacatccacacaaaaacttctACACGCATGTTGATAGCAACATcaaaatagccccaaactggaaacaacccaaatgtccaccaactgacaaatggataaataaaaggtGTTCTATTCTAGGGGATATCACTGggtgataaaaaggaatgaagtaactGCTTCATGCCAccacatggataaatcttgaaaatgtgttacgtgaaagaagccagaccaaaaaaaggCCACCTGTGTGTGATTCCAGTTACACCAAATGTCAGAACAGACCAATCCAGAGACAGTGGATTAGTGGTGGCTTAGGACCTGGGGTGTGGggcttctttttggggtgatgagaacGTTCTAAAATGTTCTGATGGTTGCACCACCCTGTGAGTAAAAACCACTGAGCGGTCActtcaaatgggtgaattttatatgagttatatatagttattttaGAACACACGCGACGGAGAGGgacgggggagagagaatcccaagcaggctccacactcagcacggagcctgatgcgagacttgatcccctgaccctgggatcatgacctgagccgaaatcaagagtcaagacgctcgctcaactgacggagtcacccaggcgcccctatatgagTTATGTCTTAATTTATATCTTTAAGATATCTCAATATATTGtatcatatatacatgtacacatacacataaatacgactatataatatatatttacagtcACCACACAGCCTGACTTGTATGCTTCCTGTTTTAACTGCTCACACTCCAGACAGgcgctctccccctccccaccagcccctgctTGATCCCAAGCTGCCCTGTCACCTGCTGCTAgccgcacccccccacccccccacatttGCACTTTCCTGCCGGACAGCGCTCTGCACAGTCCTGCCGTTGTCCCCTGGGGGAATGTGGCTGAGACTCCAGAACACTTTCTCGGGATTCCTCCAGGCACCGAGGGCTGGCAAAGCCTTCCGATCTTGTGTGCCAGACGGGCCTGGGCGGCAGCACCCTGCAAAGAGGTTGTATGCCACTCCTTGCTTCTGCGTCTAAAACCCAACTAGCCTCCACTGGTGACCCCTGGAGCTGGGGGATCCAGCCCCTTGGCCCTTTCTCCTTCCCGCGGGCTGCCTGAAGATGTGAGTTGTGGAGGGGGACGGTttttaggaaggaaaagaaagacgcCCCGAAGGACTGGATGGCGTGTGTGGGGACAGGAGGTGTGGGAGAAGGAACCGTTGCCAGTGGTTGGGAGGGGAACCTCCTCAGGGCCTCTCAGAGAGCCCTCCTTTTGCCCTCCACCCCTCACAAGCACAGACACTCGGTATTCTTACACAGGCTTTTATTCAGGAGTCAGGggctgcttcccttccctgttccctgcctgcccacccccccataGAACCCCATTCAGGTGGGGCTTGTCCTTCATCTGCCCCTCACAAACCCCCCTCCGGGGCTACACCAGCAAGTAGGGGGAGGGGGCGCTCAGGAAGAACCCCCTACCTGCAGAGGCAGACAGTTCTGGCAGGGCCGGTGGGCAGGGATCTCTCTTGAACCCCCACCCAGACCCAGGAttaaggtgggaggggcaggaggggtccAGGCAGAGGGTGCAGTCATAGGTGGCAACCTGAACTCATAGCCAACCAGGCCTCGCACCCCAAAGGCATCTGTGGATGAGGCGTGCCCTGCAGCCTTTCCCTTCCAGAAGGCCTTCAGCCAAGAAGCATCTtgtttgggggcgggggacagggtgggggagatggcagGAGGACAGCTGATCTCTTCACCCTGGGAAGGCAGAAGGTCCTCCTGGAAACAGTCTCAGACTCAGATGGCTTAAAGAAGAAGCCAGGGGACTAGGAGGGGTCAAGGGGTCTCTGGGAAGCACCGATATCTTCTGTCCCTGGAAGAGCAGAAACGTGACCACAGGACAACGGGAGAATGGGCACAAGTGGCCGCAGGAACACTGCCCAGCACGGTCTGCAGCTAGCTAAGGGGAGACCCCCACAGAGGCAGAGGCACTcctggggcagagccaggagtTGGCCTTAGGCCTCCCGAGAGCACAAGGTTACTGGCTTGGCGTCTGGCCAGAAGCTGGGGTCAaggctggggggccggggggcggcTACTGGGCCACAGAGCAGGACCTTCCCAGGAAACTGTGGCCTCTTGCTTGGAGAAAGACCATCTGGAGCGGGCACGAGGCCAGGGTCCCCCCACCAGGCCTTGCCTTTGAGTGATGACCCCTTCAGAAGATTCCAGCCAGCACCAGCAGAGGCAGGAGCAGCAGCCCCAGAAGGGGGCCCCAGATGTGACCAGGGCCCGACTTCAGCCCTGACTTGACGCTAGGCTTTTCAGGGCCCTCTGCAcctgtggggagggagagggcctCAGCCTGGAGACAGCTCTGCCCgacctcccaccctccctgccagGCGTGCAAGCGGGGGCCCAGCAGCCAGGGAGGAAGCTCTGACTCAGAGGGTGCATGCCCCGCTATGGCTATAACACCCATGCTGGGGGCAGGGCGCCGACATTCTAGAGGAAGACGGGGAAGTGGGACGAACACTACAGGTCTTACCTGGCAAAGATGACTGCAGGGCCAGGGTTCGCCCACCCACGGCATTAGAGGTGGCAGAGGTATTGGGGGAGTTAGACAGGGACTTGGAGGAGGTGTGCCCCACGTGGTCCAATGTGGCCGGCAGCCCACCTGTCTTGTCCTGGAccggagaaactgaggccaagaccTCACTGGAAGGAGACAACTCGGCCTCGGCCTTGCCTGCTTTCTGGGAGTGGGGTCGTGGCTCCCGTGTCCCTGTCAAGAACATCTTGGGGTGCAGAGAACTCTCTGGGGCCTTGGGGGGCATTCTTGTCCTGCTGGCCTCTTTGTCTGCCAATTGGGAGATGGGATCATTGGTCGATTTGGGGAAGGTTGCTGGCCCCTCATCCAAGGCAAAGGGGCTGTGAGTTGCCAAAAAGGAAGGGACCTCAGTTGTTAAGGAAGGTGGAGCCTCTGTTGCCATGGAGGGGGAATCTTCCGTTGCTAAGGGAGACGGGGCCTTGGTTTCTACAGCCGGAAGAGCCTTGGTTGCCAGGGGGCCCGAGACCTCTGTTACCAAGGAGGACGGATTTTCCGTTGCCAGGGAAGAAGGGATACCGCTTTTCCTAGAACTTGAAGCTTCCGTTGCCAGGGAAGATGGGGCCTCAGTTACCAGGTAAGGCAAATCCTGAGCCTCCTCCGGGTCTCTGATGAGTTCTGATAAGAAACAAGGCTTTGGCATTAGTGCTGTGGCAGGATCCCGTGTCCGGAGCCCCCCGGCAATCAAGATGAGGCGACCAAATGTCTGACGATGACACACAAacacatcctctccagcaactATGTCCTTCATTCATAATAAatgatacttatttaaaaaatatttttaaatttttttaaggtttattcatttttcagagacagacagagcgtgagcgggggaggggcagagagagagggagacacagcatcagaagcaggctccaggctctgagctgtcagcacagagcccgaggcggggctcgatctcacaaactaagagatcatgacctgagccgaagtcggacacttaaccgacggaggcACCCAGGCCCCTAAATGATACTTTTTTATAATCTTGTTGTCTTATTATAACGTTGTAACAGTGGcttctccatcctcctcctccaaaTCCTCTCCGCGCTCACACAATCACTTTTTCAGGGGACTCTCCAGCTAGGTGCCTGTGCCCGACGCGCTGGCCGGGTCCCTTCAAGTCCACGCCCACCGCCAGGCTCCGCCCACATGGGGGGGAACATTTCCCTCTGGTCACGCCCACCTCGCC is a genomic window of Panthera uncia isolate 11264 chromosome B2 unlocalized genomic scaffold, Puncia_PCG_1.0 HiC_scaffold_24, whole genome shotgun sequence containing:
- the PI16 gene encoding peptidase inhibitor 16 codes for the protein MHSSGSLLLLLLLAATTGPAGALSDDEKRVMVELHNLYRAQASPPAADMLQMRWDEELAAFAKAYAQKCVWGHNKERGRRGENLFAITDEGLDVPLAMEEWHHEREHYNLSAATCDQGQMCGHYTQVVWAKTERIGCGSHFCEKLQGVEETNIHLLVCNYEPPGNVKGKRPYQEGTPCSLCPSGYRCENSLCELIRDPEEAQDLPYLVTEAPSSLATEASSSRKSGIPSSLATENPSSLVTEVSGPLATKALPAVETKAPSPLATEDSPSMATEAPPSLTTEVPSFLATHSPFALDEGPATFPKSTNDPISQLADKEASRTRMPPKAPESSLHPKMFLTGTREPRPHSQKAGKAEAELSPSSEVLASVSPVQDKTGGLPATLDHVGHTSSKSLSNSPNTSATSNAVGGRTLALQSSLPGAEGPEKPSVKSGLKSGPGHIWGPLLGLLLLPLLVLAGIF